In Takifugu flavidus isolate HTHZ2018 chromosome 13, ASM371156v2, whole genome shotgun sequence, the following are encoded in one genomic region:
- the nup160 gene encoding nuclear pore complex protein Nup160 isoform X1, translated as MAAALERSFIEICGFERETLNRFREVTVNPGVSAASAGVKFPDSAGAFHYEDSGKLLSVASNRFIHWSTCGDTVQLVEQSLDTNLLNNAVKVKFTHSSVLPGGVHIQETLNNVVILMCTSQSVHRLVLPHPTRMYRSDLVTELHMQSIFTDVGKQSLQDPSSGAVIPSFVGQMGSPITSTAWLSQSGEAHYALASPAGGIVIVTLPPHGTQGGVSILELKRSSMMQRLSGWMPTAIRGEHSPFDLVLSLAVRELEEDSFVFALCQDHKLRMWSLREQACLLEADMLDYMPACKGVRRLAGQGHRLRLAFSSTTGLCLCVYLAVPQRGQFTVLQLVATDNRYSLDHISSLFTTQETLVDFVLTSTDIWGIWVDDSNTTVVKYINFEHNTAGQWNQVFVQPPPEEEVHIGMDQDPRETYLDVLFSPLRFTASAIVKALQIFRRGLDRPSDLSWEALKQEVTLAVEAELQNSVTEFEFSQEEFQQLQVEFWSKFYACCLQYQEALSMPLGLTVSQHTGMVCVLKKGFVSFLLPCFAVDHLYLSYDEYLLSEEDTPISEDPEVGRDVLQLVQCLRLISDAVSPDLAFEMEKAVEHLEPPEGAAELILENMLSNDSENVIEEIQNKLQDIRNPMAAMMVLLREMDLETDSEWGGDGAVMPGLTTRIHLSQLYGSSSAVALICQAVCHMSMTRVMFCRDLLILQKLYLRFGDNVFLGGGSQLLQLQQDLVPRTSHMLTSYHLLKHISQSLASSVPVDIIDANLQHLSVLQLSDSPPLYAHRSALSPQTVVELFYQTVARKMIIAQISSQQQSPPLLHWSHMMSTVVQQLAQLLWPSNPGFQFPECLVTNCQYTQLQEYIRLIGPWCQINIGSCRFALAQCYLANGEGQKALQCFQEAATEVEKEEFLIKLTGSEEEEAPASSPRLQYFNKVLRLLEDVGLPELVIQLASLAITEAVSDVTSQAALWTRIFKHHLDLGHNAEAYEALTQNPDSSMQLDCLRQLVVVLCERSQLKDLVQFPYVNLHDEVVTIIESRARGLDLLAHNYYELLYAFHINRHNYRKAGTVMYEFGMRLGREVRTRLGLQKQVNCYLAALNCLRLIRPEYAWIVQPAFGAMYERPGASPKRNSDGEFSSEPAVRRQVDILELKDLEKEYILSRSRLTLAQHHPPSAAIAGSASAVEMVALLVQNGLFDCAVSVCQTFKLSLAPVFEGFTFKCIKLQFGGEESQNEAWSWLAANQLSSVVNTKESSATDEAWRLLASYLDSYPSANAQYHRCVINKLLSHGVPLPDWLIKSYKAVDAASLLRLLLNFDLLDAAAELVLEYVDALLGRGHQYFGIERPLSATSSSVWLPYTSIDQLLQILNESQTNSIVYNKVRDKLGDYHKLLEQTTKRRLTTR; from the exons ATGGCGGCGGCATTGGAGCGCAGTTTCATAGAGATTTGTGGATTTGAGAGGGAAACTTTGAACAGATTCCGAGAGGTGACCGTGAACCCGG GTGTGAGCGCCGCGTCCGCAGGTGTGAAGTTTCCCGACAGCGCCGGCGCCTTCCATTATGAAGACAGCGGGAAGCTGCTGTCGGTCGCCAGTAACCGATTCATTCACTG GTCCACATGTGGCGACACCGtgcagctggtggagcagtCTCTGGACACCAACCTGCTCAACAACGCTGTTAAAGTCAAGTTCACCCACAGCAGCGTGCTGCCCGGAGGCGTCCACATCCAGGAGACGCTCAACAACGTCGTCATCCTCATGTGCACCAGCCAGAGCGTCCACCGCCTGGTGCTGCCCCACCCCACACGCATGTACCGCAGC GACCTGGTGACTGAGCTTCACATGCAGTCCATCTTCACTGACGTGGGGAAGCAGAGTCTGCAGGACCCGTCCAGTGGTGCTGTCATCCCCAGCTTCGTGGGGCAGATGGGGAGCCCCATCACCTCCACAGCCTGGCTCAGTCAGTCAGGAGAGGCCCACTATGCTCTGGCCTCCCCTGCTGGAGGGATTGTGATCGTTACTCTGCCGCCACATGGCACACAAG gTGGGGTGTCGATCCTGGAGCTCAAAAGGAGCTCCATGATGCAGAGGCTGTCTGGATGGATGCCCACAGCCATCCGTGGGGAGCACAGTCCCTTTGACCTGGTCCTTAGTCTCGCTGTCAGGGAACTGGAGGAAGACTCCTTCGTCTTCGCCCTCTGTCAGGATCACAAGCTGCGAATGTGGTCGTTGAGG GAGCAGGCGTGTCTGCTGGAGGCGGACATGTTGGACTACATGCCCGCCTGTAAAGGTGTGAGGCGTCTGGCTGGCCAGGGCCACCGTCTAAGGCTggccttctcctccaccaccggTCTCTGTCTCTGCGTTTATCTGGCGGTACCTCAGAGGGGCCAGTTTACTGTCCTACAGCTGGTTGCCACTGACAACCGCTACAGCCTGGACCACATCTCCTCCCTGTTCACCACACAG GAGACTTTAGTGGACTTCGTTCTGACCTCCACGGACATCTGGGGCATCTGGGTGGATGATTCCAACACCACAGTGGTCAAATACATCAACTTTGAGCA TAACACGGCCGGTCAGTGGAATCAGGTGTTTGTCCAGCCCCCCCCTGAGGAAGAGGTTCACATAGGCATGGACCAGGACCCCAGG GAGACGTACCTCGatgtcctcttctctcctctgcgCTTCACAGCTTCAGCCATTGTTAAAGCTCTTCAG ATCTTCCGCAGAGGCCTGGACCGGCCCTCCGACCTGTCGTGGGAggctctgaaacaggaagtgacgctgGCGGTGGAGGCTGAG ctccagaACAGTGTGACGGAGTTCGAGTTCTCTCAGGAGgagttccagcagctgcaggtggagttCTGGTCCAAGTTCTACGCCTGCTGCCTCCAGTACCAGGAGGCCCTGTCCATGCCTCTGGGGCTGACCGTCAGCCAGCACACCGGCatggtgtgtgtgctgaagaAG ggcttCGTCTCCTTCCTGTTGCCGTGCTTTGCTGTGGACCACCTGTATCTATCGTACGACGAGTACCTGCTCTCTGAAGAAGACACGCCCATCAGTGAAG ATCCGGAGGTGGGCCGTGatgtcctgcagctggtccaGTGTCTGCGGCTCATCAGTGACGCCGTCTCTCCTGATTTGGCCTTTGAGATGGAGAAAGCTGTGGAGCACCTGGAGCCCCCTGAGGGGGCCGCTGAGCTCATCCTGGAGAACATGTTGTCCAATGACAG TGAGAACGTGATTGAGGAGAtccagaacaagctgcaggacATTCGGAACCCGATGGCAGCCATGATGGTCCTGCTGAGGGAGATGGACCTGGAGACGGACTCAGAGTGGGGAGGAGACGGAGCCGTCATGccgg GTCTGACCACCAGGATCCACCTGTCCCAGCTCTACGGCAGCAGCTCTGCGGTGGCGCTCATCTGCCAGGCCGTGTGCCACATGAGCATGACCCGGGTGATGTTCTGCAGAGACCTGCTGATCCTTCAGAAACTCTACCTGCGCTTTGGAGACAAC GTGTTCCTCGGCGGAggctctcagctgctgcagctccagcaggaccTGGTTCCCCGGACCTCCCACATGCTCACCTCCTACCATCTCCTCAAACACATCAGTCAGAGCCTGGCCTCCTCCGTCCCCGTGGACATCAT CGACGCCAACCTGCAGCACCTGTCCGTGCTGCAGCTGTCCGACTCCCCGCCGCTCTACGCCCACAGATCAG CCCTGAGCCCTCAGACGGTGGTGGAGCTCTTCTATCAGACGGTAGCCAGGAAGATGATCATCGCTCAGATCTCCAGTCAGCAGCagagtcctcctctcctccactggAGTCACATGATGTCCACCGTGGTCCAGCAGCTCGCTCAACTGCT GTGGCCCAGCAATCCTGGTTTCCAGTTCCCAGAGTGTCTGGTGACCAACTGCCAGTACACGCAGCTGCAG GAGTACATCCGGCTGATTGGCCCCTGGTGTCAGATCAACATCGGCTCCTGCCGCTTCGCCTTGGCCCAGTGTTACCTGGCCAATGGAGAGGGCCAGAAG GCCCTGCAGTGCTTCCAGGAGGCAGCTacagaggtggagaaggaggagtttCTGATCAAACTCACTGgcagcgaggaggaagaggctccCGCCAGCAGCCCCAGATTACAGTACTTCAACAAG GTGCTGCGATTACTGGAGGACGTGGGTCTGCCTGAGCTGGTGATCCAGTTGGCTTCTCTGGCTATAACGGAGGCTGTGAGCGACGTCACCAGCCAG gctgCTCTGTGGACGCGGATATTCAAGCATCATCTGGACCTGGGACACAACGCTGAAGCCTACGAAGCCCTGACGCAGAACCCCGACAGCAGCAT GCAGCTGGATTGTCTCCGTCAGCTGGTCGTTGTTCTGTGTGAGCGCTCTCAACTGAAGGATTTAGTCCAGTTCCCTTATGTCAACCTGCACGATGAG GTTGTCACCATCATCGAGTCTCGAGCACGAGGTTTGGATCTGCTGGCTCATAATTACTACGAGCTGCTCTATGCTTTCCACATCAACAGACACAACTACAGGAAAG CGGGAACGGTTATGTATGAGTTCGGGATGCGTCTGGGCCGAGAAGTCCGAACCCGTCTGGGCCTTCAGAAACAGGTGAACTGTTACCTGGCTGCCCTCAACTGTCTGCGTCTGATCAGACCAGAATATGCCTGGATCGTTCAGCCGGCCTTTGGAGcaatg TACGAGCGTCCAGGAGCGTCTCCAAAGAGGAATTCTGATGGGGAGTTTTCTTCTGAACCAG CAGTCAGGCGTCAGGTTGACATCCTGGAACTCAAAGATCTGGAAAAGGAGTACATACTGTCCCGCAGTCGTCTCACCCTCGCCCAGCACCACCCACCGTCTGCTGCTATtgctg GGAGCGCCTCGGCCGTGGAGATGGTGGCCTTGTTGGTCCAGAATGGACTCTTTGACTGTGCCGTGTCCGTCTGTCAGACGTTCAAGCTGAGTTTGGCTCCAGTTTTCGAGGGTTTCACCTTCAA GTGCATCAAGCTTCAGTTTGGTGGGGAGGAGAGTCAGAACGAAGCCTGGAGCTGGCTGGCTGCTAATCAGCTGTCATCTGTGGTCAACACCAAAGAGTCCAG TGCCACAGACGAGGCCTGGCGACTGCTGGCCTCCTACCTCGACAGTTACCCCTCTGCTAACGCTCAGTACCACCGCTGCGTGATCAACAAGCTGCTGTCACATGGTGTCCCCCTCCCGGACTGGCTGATCAAGTCTTATAAG GCAGTGGATGCTGCGTCACTGCTGCGTCTGctcctgaactttgacctgctggatgctgcagcagagctggtgCTGGAGTACGTGGACGCTCTCCTGGGCAGAGGACACCAGTACTTTGGAATAGAG aggcCTCTGTCTGCAACTTCATCCTCCGTCTGGCTGCCGTACACGTCCATCGATCAGCTGCTTCAGATTTTGAATGAAAGTCAGACCAACAGCATC gtgtACAACAAAGTTCGAGACAAACTGGGCGACTATCACAAACTGTTGGAGCAGACGACCAAGCGCAGACTGACGACTCGATAA
- the nup160 gene encoding nuclear pore complex protein Nup160 isoform X2, producing the protein MAAALERSFIEICGFERETLNRFREVTVNPGVSAASAGVKFPDSAGAFHYEDSGKLLSVASNRFIHWSTCGDTVQLVEQSLDTNLLNNAVKVKFTHSSVLPGGVHIQETLNNVVILMCTSQSVHRLVLPHPTRMYRSDLVTELHMQSIFTDVGKQSLQDPSSGAVIPSFVGQMGSPITSTAWLSQSGEAHYALASPAGGIVIVTLPPHGTQGGVSILELKRSSMMQRLSGWMPTAIRGEHSPFDLVLSLAVRELEEDSFVFALCQDHKLRMWSLREQACLLEADMLDYMPACKGVRRLAGQGHRLRLAFSSTTGLCLCVYLAVPQRGQFTVLQLVATDNRYSLDHISSLFTTQETLVDFVLTSTDIWGIWVDDSNTTVVKYINFEHNTAGQWNQVFVQPPPEEEVHIGMDQDPRETYLDVLFSPLRFTASAIVKALQIFRRGLDRPSDLSWEALKQEVTLAVEAELQNSVTEFEFSQEEFQQLQVEFWSKFYACCLQYQEALSMPLGLTVSQHTGMVCVLKKGFVSFLLPCFAVDHLYLSYDEYLLSEEDTPISEDPEVGRDVLQLVQCLRLISDAVSPDLAFEMEKAVEHLEPPEGAAELILENMLSNDSENVIEEIQNKLQDIRNPMAAMMVLLREMDLETDSEWGGDGAVMPGLTTRIHLSQLYGSSSAVALICQAVCHMSMTRVMFCRDLLILQKLYLRFGDNVFLGGGSQLLQLQQDLVPRTSHMLTSYHLLKHISQSLASSVPVDIIDANLQHLSVLQLSDSPPLYAHRSALSPQTVVELFYQTVARKMIIAQISSQQQSPPLLHWSHMMSTVVQQLAQLLWPSNPGFQFPECLVTNCQYTQLQEYIRLIGPWCQINIGSCRFALAQCYLANGEGQKALQCFQEAATEVEKEEFLIKLTGSEEEEAPASSPRLQYFNKVLRLLEDVGLPELVIQLASLAITEAVSDVTSQAALWTRIFKHHLDLGHNAEAYEALTQNPDSSMQLDCLRQLVVVLCERSQLKDLVQFPYVNLHDEVVTIIESRARGLDLLAHNYYELLYAFHINRHNYRKAGTVMYEFGMRLGREVRTRLGLQKQVNCYLAALNCLRLIRPEYAWIVQPAFGAMYERPGASPKRNSDGEFSSEPVRRQVDILELKDLEKEYILSRSRLTLAQHHPPSAAIAGSASAVEMVALLVQNGLFDCAVSVCQTFKLSLAPVFEGFTFKCIKLQFGGEESQNEAWSWLAANQLSSVVNTKESSATDEAWRLLASYLDSYPSANAQYHRCVINKLLSHGVPLPDWLIKSYKAVDAASLLRLLLNFDLLDAAAELVLEYVDALLGRGHQYFGIERPLSATSSSVWLPYTSIDQLLQILNESQTNSIVYNKVRDKLGDYHKLLEQTTKRRLTTR; encoded by the exons ATGGCGGCGGCATTGGAGCGCAGTTTCATAGAGATTTGTGGATTTGAGAGGGAAACTTTGAACAGATTCCGAGAGGTGACCGTGAACCCGG GTGTGAGCGCCGCGTCCGCAGGTGTGAAGTTTCCCGACAGCGCCGGCGCCTTCCATTATGAAGACAGCGGGAAGCTGCTGTCGGTCGCCAGTAACCGATTCATTCACTG GTCCACATGTGGCGACACCGtgcagctggtggagcagtCTCTGGACACCAACCTGCTCAACAACGCTGTTAAAGTCAAGTTCACCCACAGCAGCGTGCTGCCCGGAGGCGTCCACATCCAGGAGACGCTCAACAACGTCGTCATCCTCATGTGCACCAGCCAGAGCGTCCACCGCCTGGTGCTGCCCCACCCCACACGCATGTACCGCAGC GACCTGGTGACTGAGCTTCACATGCAGTCCATCTTCACTGACGTGGGGAAGCAGAGTCTGCAGGACCCGTCCAGTGGTGCTGTCATCCCCAGCTTCGTGGGGCAGATGGGGAGCCCCATCACCTCCACAGCCTGGCTCAGTCAGTCAGGAGAGGCCCACTATGCTCTGGCCTCCCCTGCTGGAGGGATTGTGATCGTTACTCTGCCGCCACATGGCACACAAG gTGGGGTGTCGATCCTGGAGCTCAAAAGGAGCTCCATGATGCAGAGGCTGTCTGGATGGATGCCCACAGCCATCCGTGGGGAGCACAGTCCCTTTGACCTGGTCCTTAGTCTCGCTGTCAGGGAACTGGAGGAAGACTCCTTCGTCTTCGCCCTCTGTCAGGATCACAAGCTGCGAATGTGGTCGTTGAGG GAGCAGGCGTGTCTGCTGGAGGCGGACATGTTGGACTACATGCCCGCCTGTAAAGGTGTGAGGCGTCTGGCTGGCCAGGGCCACCGTCTAAGGCTggccttctcctccaccaccggTCTCTGTCTCTGCGTTTATCTGGCGGTACCTCAGAGGGGCCAGTTTACTGTCCTACAGCTGGTTGCCACTGACAACCGCTACAGCCTGGACCACATCTCCTCCCTGTTCACCACACAG GAGACTTTAGTGGACTTCGTTCTGACCTCCACGGACATCTGGGGCATCTGGGTGGATGATTCCAACACCACAGTGGTCAAATACATCAACTTTGAGCA TAACACGGCCGGTCAGTGGAATCAGGTGTTTGTCCAGCCCCCCCCTGAGGAAGAGGTTCACATAGGCATGGACCAGGACCCCAGG GAGACGTACCTCGatgtcctcttctctcctctgcgCTTCACAGCTTCAGCCATTGTTAAAGCTCTTCAG ATCTTCCGCAGAGGCCTGGACCGGCCCTCCGACCTGTCGTGGGAggctctgaaacaggaagtgacgctgGCGGTGGAGGCTGAG ctccagaACAGTGTGACGGAGTTCGAGTTCTCTCAGGAGgagttccagcagctgcaggtggagttCTGGTCCAAGTTCTACGCCTGCTGCCTCCAGTACCAGGAGGCCCTGTCCATGCCTCTGGGGCTGACCGTCAGCCAGCACACCGGCatggtgtgtgtgctgaagaAG ggcttCGTCTCCTTCCTGTTGCCGTGCTTTGCTGTGGACCACCTGTATCTATCGTACGACGAGTACCTGCTCTCTGAAGAAGACACGCCCATCAGTGAAG ATCCGGAGGTGGGCCGTGatgtcctgcagctggtccaGTGTCTGCGGCTCATCAGTGACGCCGTCTCTCCTGATTTGGCCTTTGAGATGGAGAAAGCTGTGGAGCACCTGGAGCCCCCTGAGGGGGCCGCTGAGCTCATCCTGGAGAACATGTTGTCCAATGACAG TGAGAACGTGATTGAGGAGAtccagaacaagctgcaggacATTCGGAACCCGATGGCAGCCATGATGGTCCTGCTGAGGGAGATGGACCTGGAGACGGACTCAGAGTGGGGAGGAGACGGAGCCGTCATGccgg GTCTGACCACCAGGATCCACCTGTCCCAGCTCTACGGCAGCAGCTCTGCGGTGGCGCTCATCTGCCAGGCCGTGTGCCACATGAGCATGACCCGGGTGATGTTCTGCAGAGACCTGCTGATCCTTCAGAAACTCTACCTGCGCTTTGGAGACAAC GTGTTCCTCGGCGGAggctctcagctgctgcagctccagcaggaccTGGTTCCCCGGACCTCCCACATGCTCACCTCCTACCATCTCCTCAAACACATCAGTCAGAGCCTGGCCTCCTCCGTCCCCGTGGACATCAT CGACGCCAACCTGCAGCACCTGTCCGTGCTGCAGCTGTCCGACTCCCCGCCGCTCTACGCCCACAGATCAG CCCTGAGCCCTCAGACGGTGGTGGAGCTCTTCTATCAGACGGTAGCCAGGAAGATGATCATCGCTCAGATCTCCAGTCAGCAGCagagtcctcctctcctccactggAGTCACATGATGTCCACCGTGGTCCAGCAGCTCGCTCAACTGCT GTGGCCCAGCAATCCTGGTTTCCAGTTCCCAGAGTGTCTGGTGACCAACTGCCAGTACACGCAGCTGCAG GAGTACATCCGGCTGATTGGCCCCTGGTGTCAGATCAACATCGGCTCCTGCCGCTTCGCCTTGGCCCAGTGTTACCTGGCCAATGGAGAGGGCCAGAAG GCCCTGCAGTGCTTCCAGGAGGCAGCTacagaggtggagaaggaggagtttCTGATCAAACTCACTGgcagcgaggaggaagaggctccCGCCAGCAGCCCCAGATTACAGTACTTCAACAAG GTGCTGCGATTACTGGAGGACGTGGGTCTGCCTGAGCTGGTGATCCAGTTGGCTTCTCTGGCTATAACGGAGGCTGTGAGCGACGTCACCAGCCAG gctgCTCTGTGGACGCGGATATTCAAGCATCATCTGGACCTGGGACACAACGCTGAAGCCTACGAAGCCCTGACGCAGAACCCCGACAGCAGCAT GCAGCTGGATTGTCTCCGTCAGCTGGTCGTTGTTCTGTGTGAGCGCTCTCAACTGAAGGATTTAGTCCAGTTCCCTTATGTCAACCTGCACGATGAG GTTGTCACCATCATCGAGTCTCGAGCACGAGGTTTGGATCTGCTGGCTCATAATTACTACGAGCTGCTCTATGCTTTCCACATCAACAGACACAACTACAGGAAAG CGGGAACGGTTATGTATGAGTTCGGGATGCGTCTGGGCCGAGAAGTCCGAACCCGTCTGGGCCTTCAGAAACAGGTGAACTGTTACCTGGCTGCCCTCAACTGTCTGCGTCTGATCAGACCAGAATATGCCTGGATCGTTCAGCCGGCCTTTGGAGcaatg TACGAGCGTCCAGGAGCGTCTCCAAAGAGGAATTCTGATGGGGAGTTTTCTTCTGAACCAG TCAGGCGTCAGGTTGACATCCTGGAACTCAAAGATCTGGAAAAGGAGTACATACTGTCCCGCAGTCGTCTCACCCTCGCCCAGCACCACCCACCGTCTGCTGCTATtgctg GGAGCGCCTCGGCCGTGGAGATGGTGGCCTTGTTGGTCCAGAATGGACTCTTTGACTGTGCCGTGTCCGTCTGTCAGACGTTCAAGCTGAGTTTGGCTCCAGTTTTCGAGGGTTTCACCTTCAA GTGCATCAAGCTTCAGTTTGGTGGGGAGGAGAGTCAGAACGAAGCCTGGAGCTGGCTGGCTGCTAATCAGCTGTCATCTGTGGTCAACACCAAAGAGTCCAG TGCCACAGACGAGGCCTGGCGACTGCTGGCCTCCTACCTCGACAGTTACCCCTCTGCTAACGCTCAGTACCACCGCTGCGTGATCAACAAGCTGCTGTCACATGGTGTCCCCCTCCCGGACTGGCTGATCAAGTCTTATAAG GCAGTGGATGCTGCGTCACTGCTGCGTCTGctcctgaactttgacctgctggatgctgcagcagagctggtgCTGGAGTACGTGGACGCTCTCCTGGGCAGAGGACACCAGTACTTTGGAATAGAG aggcCTCTGTCTGCAACTTCATCCTCCGTCTGGCTGCCGTACACGTCCATCGATCAGCTGCTTCAGATTTTGAATGAAAGTCAGACCAACAGCATC gtgtACAACAAAGTTCGAGACAAACTGGGCGACTATCACAAACTGTTGGAGCAGACGACCAAGCGCAGACTGACGACTCGATAA